From Myxosarcina sp. GI1, the proteins below share one genomic window:
- a CDS encoding thermonuclease family protein — protein MILFDFGKTKRNILSQSMKAKAKLFLFYLRYRKPLILISGAIALISTSSYFWLEYKSRSIKYNPWQVVEVKSGDRFTVVRDNETQTVQLCGITAAGEEARDYLRSLVNKSDGTVQLKKRKETYEAWMLLKPDFESQIHLNTWMVEKGMARHDEQNSSHCLSNEALGWAEAVAKEDKLGIWK, from the coding sequence ATGATTCTGTTTGACTTTGGGAAGACTAAGAGAAACATTCTCTCTCAGTCGATGAAAGCTAAAGCAAAGCTATTTCTTTTCTATCTCCGTTATCGCAAACCTTTAATTCTTATTAGCGGTGCGATCGCTCTAATTTCTACTAGCTCTTACTTCTGGCTGGAATATAAATCTAGATCTATCAAGTACAATCCCTGGCAAGTAGTTGAGGTTAAGTCTGGCGATCGCTTTACTGTAGTTCGTGATAATGAAACTCAAACAGTTCAATTGTGTGGCATAACGGCAGCAGGAGAGGAAGCTAGAGATTATCTGCGATCGCTCGTTAATAAAAGTGATGGTACGGTTCAGCTTAAGAAAAGAAAGGAAACTTATGAAGCGTGGATGTTATTAAAGCCAGATTTTGAGTCACAGATTCATCTCAATACTTGGATGGTTGAAAAAGGTATGGCTAGACATGATGAACAAAATTCTAGTCACTGTCTTAGCAATGAAGCACTAGGATGGGCGGAAGCAGTAGCTAAAGAAGATAAATTAGGTATTTGGAAATAA
- a CDS encoding LexA family transcriptional regulator, translated as MSIICPTKVDEVYRARTSKHYSIPLYSCNVAAGFPSPADEFLEGKLDLNQHLIPHPLATYFVRVSGESMLGAGIHPGDLLIVDRSIEPKENKVVIAVVNGELLVKRLKYCGKQPYLIAEHPDYPELAITEAMEFQIWGVVTNVIHAL; from the coding sequence GTGAGTATTATTTGTCCTACCAAGGTTGACGAGGTATATCGCGCCAGGACTTCCAAACATTATTCAATTCCTCTTTATAGTTGCAATGTAGCTGCTGGTTTTCCTTCTCCAGCCGATGAGTTTTTAGAGGGTAAACTAGACCTCAACCAACATCTAATTCCCCATCCTCTGGCTACTTATTTTGTCAGGGTATCTGGAGAATCGATGCTCGGTGCTGGTATTCATCCAGGGGATTTGTTAATTGTCGATCGCTCTATCGAACCAAAAGAAAATAAAGTAGTAATTGCTGTTGTCAATGGCGAGTTGTTAGTTAAAAGGCTTAAATACTGTGGCAAACAACCTTATCTAATTGCCGAACATCCCGACTATCCAGAATTAGCTATAACCGAAGCGATGGAGTTTCAAATCTGGGGTGTAGTTACCAATGTCATTCATGCGTTGTAG
- the arfB gene encoding alternative ribosome rescue aminoacyl-tRNA hydrolase ArfB, whose product MLRISKQVNIPTSEIDLKAVRSTGAGGQNVNKVATAIHLRFDIRASSLPERYKYKLLNLSDSRITTDGVVVIKAQQFRTQQQNREDALKRLKDLIKSVSTPKKKRLATKPTKGARKRRLDNKAKRGQLKSLRKKVDYD is encoded by the coding sequence TTGTTGAGAATATCAAAGCAAGTTAACATTCCCACTAGTGAGATCGATCTTAAAGCCGTTCGTTCGACTGGAGCGGGTGGACAAAATGTAAACAAAGTAGCTACCGCCATACATCTGCGTTTTGATATTCGAGCTTCTTCACTTCCCGAGCGCTACAAATACAAATTGCTGAACCTAAGTGATTCAAGAATAACGACCGATGGCGTTGTTGTTATTAAAGCCCAACAGTTCCGTACTCAACAGCAGAATAGAGAGGATGCTTTAAAGCGACTTAAGGATTTAATCAAAAGCGTATCAACTCCCAAGAAGAAGCGACTTGCAACTAAACCAACTAAAGGAGCAAGAAAAAGACGGTTAGATAACAAAGCCAAACGAGGTCAATTAAAGTCATTGAGGAAGAAGGTTGATTATGATTAG
- a CDS encoding Y-family DNA polymerase — translation MKGIFKPSSKQIALIDCNNFYVSCERVFNPKLEGKPVIVLSNNDGCAVARSQEAKDLGIAMGVPVFKIKSKIAKHGIEVFSSNYVLYGDMSARVMSILSHFSPEVEIYSIDEAFIDLSWLEGDEMKKYAIAIRSTVMMWTGIPISIGIAPTKTLAKIANRVAKKNLQHQGVFLYPQSEAERKVILSAIAVEDIWGIGRQYSKWLRSEIINNALELRNAPEWLIQSKMGIVGVRLHRELNCIFCLNLELQPKPKKATCVSRSFRRPVTTLAEMKEAIATHTTRAAEKLRQQQQNATKITVFIHTSRFKENYYSNSVTLPLPLASNRTPELIYVALRGLEAIYKDGYEYKKAGVIMQRLQPENIQQGNVFLQVYDPQKQEILMETIDRLNATIGKNTVSFAVSGIKKPWATKRDSVSPRYTTCWTELPIVKASLPSYLEKLKLLYS, via the coding sequence GTGAAAGGTATCTTTAAACCTAGCAGTAAGCAGATTGCTCTGATTGACTGCAATAACTTCTATGTTTCCTGTGAGAGAGTTTTTAATCCCAAATTAGAAGGTAAACCAGTAATCGTTCTTTCTAATAATGACGGATGTGCAGTGGCGCGATCGCAAGAGGCTAAAGACTTGGGTATTGCTATGGGTGTTCCCGTGTTTAAAATTAAGTCCAAGATTGCCAAACACGGAATTGAAGTTTTTTCTTCCAACTACGTGCTGTACGGCGATATGTCTGCGCGAGTTATGTCGATTCTGTCTCACTTTAGTCCTGAAGTTGAGATTTACAGTATTGATGAGGCTTTTATCGATTTATCCTGGCTAGAAGGAGATGAAATGAAAAAGTACGCGATCGCCATTAGAAGTACGGTGATGATGTGGACGGGAATACCAATATCTATCGGTATCGCTCCTACTAAAACTCTGGCTAAGATTGCCAATCGAGTTGCTAAGAAAAACCTTCAACATCAGGGGGTTTTTTTATATCCTCAAAGCGAAGCAGAACGGAAGGTTATTTTGAGTGCAATCGCAGTAGAAGATATTTGGGGTATCGGCAGACAGTACAGTAAATGGTTAAGGAGTGAAATTATTAACAATGCTTTGGAACTAAGAAATGCTCCAGAATGGCTGATTCAATCGAAAATGGGCATAGTTGGAGTTCGCTTGCATAGAGAATTAAACTGTATATTCTGTCTGAATCTGGAACTTCAACCTAAGCCTAAAAAGGCTACCTGTGTCTCAAGGTCCTTCCGTCGTCCAGTAACCACTTTAGCAGAGATGAAAGAGGCGATCGCTACTCATACCACTCGTGCGGCAGAGAAGCTCAGACAGCAGCAGCAGAACGCCACCAAAATTACAGTTTTTATTCATACCAGCAGGTTTAAGGAAAACTATTATTCCAACTCGGTTACTCTTCCTTTGCCCTTAGCCAGTAACCGCACTCCCGAATTAATTTATGTCGCTTTAAGAGGTTTGGAAGCTATATACAAAGATGGCTATGAGTATAAAAAAGCAGGTGTAATCATGCAAAGATTGCAGCCTGAAAACATTCAACAGGGTAATGTATTTTTACAAGTCTACGATCCTCAGAAGCAGGAAATATTGATGGAAACTATCGATCGCCTCAATGCAACTATAGGTAAGAATACCGTTTCCTTTGCCGTATCGGGAATTAAGAAACCTTGGGCAACTAAAAGGGATAGCGTAAGTCCGAGATACACTACCTGTTGGACTGAGTTACCTATAGTCAAGGCATCTCTACCAAGCTATCTTGAAAAACTGAAACTACTATATTCTTAG